The Homo sapiens chromosome 5, GRCh38.p14 Primary Assembly genome includes a window with the following:
- the LOC124901163 gene encoding eukaryotic translation initiation factor 3 subunit A: protein MAAALRGTALHASCIFLQLLCVFQIFCRSVCSDHQKNNLKERQELPPTPGLHLLLDICHGLSRVDRPRSARARRATRGGGAGFGDDFSPTEGVMGPSRRQGQRTMWRLQGDPRSRRQGQRTMWRLQGDPRSRREGQRTMWWLQGDPRSRRQGQRTMWGLQGDPRSRREGQRTMWRLQGDPRSRRQGQRTMWRLQGDPRSRREGQRTMWRLQGDPRSRREGQRTMWGLQGDPRSRRQGQRTMWRLQGDPRSRREGQRTMWGLQGDPRSRREGQRTMWGLQGDPRSCRQGQRTMWRLQGDPRSCRQGQRTM, encoded by the coding sequence ATGGCGGCCGCGCTCAGAGGGACGGCTTTGCACGCAAGCTGTATTTTTCTTCAACTCCTCTGTGTTTTTCAGATCTTCTGTAGAAGTGTCTGTAGTGACCATCAGAAAAACAAtctgaaagaaagacaggaaTTGCCACCGACCCCAGGGCTGCATTTATTGCTGGACATTTGTCACGGTCTGAGCCGTGTGGACCGGCCCCGCTCAGCCAGAGCCAGGAGGGCTACGAGGGGAGGCGGGGCAGGGTTTGGGGACGATTTCTCTCCGACCGAAGGAGTAATGGGGCCATCACGTAGGCAAGGTCAAAGGACGATGTGGCGGTTGCAGGGTGACCCGAGGTCACGTAGGCAAGGTCAAAGGACGATGTGGCGGTTGCAGGGTGACCCGAGGTCACGTAGGGAAGGTCAAAGGACGATGTGGTGGTTGCAGGGTGACCCGAGGTCACGTAGGCAAGGTCAAAGGACGATGTGGGGGTTGCAGGGTGACCCGAGGTCACGTAGGGAAGGTCAAAGGACGATGTGGCGGTTGCAGGGTGACCCGAGGTCACGTAGGCAAGGTCAAAGGACGATGTGGCGGTTGCAGGGTGACCCGAGGTCACGTAGGGAAGGTCAAAGGACGATGTGGCGGTTGCAGGGTGACCCGAGGTCACGTAGGGAAGGTCAAAGGACGATGTGGGGGTTGCAGGGTGACCCGAGGTCACGTAGGCAAGGTCAAAGGACGATGTGGCGGTTGCAGGGTGACCCGAGGTCACGTAGGGAAGGTCAAAGGACGATGTGGGGGTTGCAGGGTGACCCGAGGTCACGTAGGGAAGGTCAAAGGACGATGTGGGGGTTGCAGGGTGACCCGAGGTCATGTAGGCAAGGTCAAAGGACGATGTGGCGGTTGCAGGGTGACCCGAGGTCATGTAGGCAAGGTCAAAGGACGATGTGA
- the IRX4 gene encoding iroquois-class homeodomain protein IRX-4 isoform b (isoform b is encoded by transcript variant 1), whose amino-acid sequence MSYPQFGYPYSSAPQFLMATNSLSTCCESGGRTLADSGPAASAQAPVYCPVYESRLLATARHELNSAAALGVYGGPYGGSQGYGNYVTYGSEASAFYSLNSFDSKDGSGSAHGGLAPAAAAYYPYEPALGQYPYDRYGTMDSGTRRKNATRETTSTLKAWLQEHRKNPYPTKGEKIMLAIITKMTLTQVSTWFANARRRLKKENKMTWPPRNKCADEKRPYAEGEEEEGGEEEAREEPLKSSKNAEPVGKEEKELELSDLDDFDPLEAEPPACELKPPFHSLDGGLERVPAAPDGPVKEASGALRMSLAAGGGAALDEDLERARSCLRSAAAGPEPLPGAEGGPQVCEAKLGFVPAGASAGLEAKPRIWSLAHTATAAAAAATSLSQTEFPSCMLKRQGPAAPAAVSSAPATSPSVALPHSGALDRHQDSPVTSLRNWVDGVFHDPILRHSTLNQAWATAKGALLDPGPLGRSLGAGANVLTAPLARAFPPAVPQDAPAAGAARELLALPKAGGKPFCA is encoded by the exons ATGTCCTACCCGCAGTTTGGATACCCCTACTCCTCGGCTCCCCAG TTCTTGATGGCCACCAACTCCCTGAGCACGTGCTGCGAGTCCGGAGGCCGCACGCTGGCGGACTCCGGGCCCGCCGCCTCGGCCCAGGCGCCGGTCTACTGCCCGGTCTACGAGAGCCGGCTGCTGGCCACCGCGCGCCACGAGCTCAACTCGGCCGCGGCGCTGGGCGTCTATGGGGGTCCCTATGGCGGATCGCAGGGCTATGGCAACTACGTGACCTACGGCTCGGAGGCGTCCGCCTTCTACTCGCTG AACAGCTTTGATTCCAAGGATGGTTCGGGATCTGCGCATGGGGGCCTGGCACCAGCCGCTGCCGCCTACTACCCTTACGAGCCAGCTCTGGGCCAGTACCCCTATGACAG GTATGGAACCATGGACAGCGGCACGCGGCGCAAGAACGCCACGCGCGAGACCACCAGCACGCTCAAGGCCTGGCTGCAGGAGCACCGCAAGAACCCCTACCCCACCAAGGGCGAGAAGATCATGCTGGCCATCATCACCAAGATGACCCTCACACAGGTCTCCACCTGGTTCGCCAACGCGCGCCGGCGCCTCAAGAAGGAGAACAAGATGACGTGGCCGCCGCGGAACAAGTGCGCAGACGAGAAGCGGCCCTACGCGGAGggcgaggaggaggaggggggcgAGGAGGAGGCGCGGGAGGAGCCCCTCAAGAGCTCCAAGAACGCAG AGCCCGTGGGCAAAGAGGAGAAGGAGCTGGAGCTTAGTGACTTGGACGACTTCGACCCGCTGGAAGCAGAGCCGCCGGCGTGCGAGCTGAAGCCGCCCTTCCACTCCCTGGACGGCGGTCTGGAGCGCGTCCCCGCCGCGCCCGACGGCCCGGTCAAGGAGGCCTCAGGCGCGCTCCGGATGTCTCTGGCCGCGGGTGGCGGAGCTGCTCTGGACGAGGACCTGGAGAGGGCCCGGAGCTGTCTCCGCAGCGCGGCGGCCGGGCCGGAGCCACTGCCGGGCGCAGAGGGCGGCCCTCAGGTCTGCGAGGCCAAGCTGGGGTTTGTGCCGGCGGGGGCGTCGGCAGGCCTGGAGGCTAAGCCGCGCATCTGGTCCCTGGCCCACAcagccaccgccgccgccgccgccgccacctcCCTGAGCCAGACTGAGTTTCCGTCGTGCATGCTCAAGCGCCAAGGTCCCGCGGCCCCTGCGGCTGTGTCCTCCGCGCCCGCCACGTCCCCGTCTGTGGCCCTTCCCCACTCTGGCGCCCTGGACAGGCACCAGGACTCCCCGGTAACCAGTCTCAGAAACTGGGTGGACGGGGTCTTCCACGACCCCATCCTCAGGCACAGCACTTTGAACCAGGCCTGGGCCACCGCCAAGGGCGCCCTCCTGGACCCCGGGCCTCTGGGACGCTCGCTGGGGGCGGGCGCGAACGTGCTGACTGCACCCCTGGCCCGCGCCTTTCCGCCTGCCGTGCCCCAGGACGCCCCAGCTGCAGGCGCCGCCAGGGAGCTGCTCGCCCTGCCCAAGGCCGGCGGCAAACCCTTCTGCGCCTGA
- the IRX4 gene encoding iroquois-class homeodomain protein IRX-4 isoform a (isoform a is encoded by transcript variant 2): MSYPQFGYPYSSAPQFLMATNSLSTCCESGGRTLADSGPAASAQAPVYCPVYESRLLATARHELNSAAALGVYGGPYGGSQGYGNYVTYGSEASAFYSLNSFDSKDGSGSAHGGLAPAAAAYYPYEPALGQYPYDRIKRLGGHPHKGIGLDLSGLGRSPGSLYGTMDSGTRRKNATRETTSTLKAWLQEHRKNPYPTKGEKIMLAIITKMTLTQVSTWFANARRRLKKENKMTWPPRNKCADEKRPYAEGEEEEGGEEEAREEPLKSSKNAEPVGKEEKELELSDLDDFDPLEAEPPACELKPPFHSLDGGLERVPAAPDGPVKEASGALRMSLAAGGGAALDEDLERARSCLRSAAAGPEPLPGAEGGPQVCEAKLGFVPAGASAGLEAKPRIWSLAHTATAAAAAATSLSQTEFPSCMLKRQGPAAPAAVSSAPATSPSVALPHSGALDRHQDSPVTSLRNWVDGVFHDPILRHSTLNQAWATAKGALLDPGPLGRSLGAGANVLTAPLARAFPPAVPQDAPAAGAARELLALPKAGGKPFCA; this comes from the exons ATGTCCTACCCGCAGTTTGGATACCCCTACTCCTCGGCTCCCCAG TTCTTGATGGCCACCAACTCCCTGAGCACGTGCTGCGAGTCCGGAGGCCGCACGCTGGCGGACTCCGGGCCCGCCGCCTCGGCCCAGGCGCCGGTCTACTGCCCGGTCTACGAGAGCCGGCTGCTGGCCACCGCGCGCCACGAGCTCAACTCGGCCGCGGCGCTGGGCGTCTATGGGGGTCCCTATGGCGGATCGCAGGGCTATGGCAACTACGTGACCTACGGCTCGGAGGCGTCCGCCTTCTACTCGCTG AACAGCTTTGATTCCAAGGATGGTTCGGGATCTGCGCATGGGGGCCTGGCACCAGCCGCTGCCGCCTACTACCCTTACGAGCCAGCTCTGGGCCAGTACCCCTATGACAG GATCAAACGGCTAGGCGGTCATCCCCATAAAGGAATTGGCCTGGACCTCTCTGGCTTGGGAAGGAGCCCAGGCTCCCT GTATGGAACCATGGACAGCGGCACGCGGCGCAAGAACGCCACGCGCGAGACCACCAGCACGCTCAAGGCCTGGCTGCAGGAGCACCGCAAGAACCCCTACCCCACCAAGGGCGAGAAGATCATGCTGGCCATCATCACCAAGATGACCCTCACACAGGTCTCCACCTGGTTCGCCAACGCGCGCCGGCGCCTCAAGAAGGAGAACAAGATGACGTGGCCGCCGCGGAACAAGTGCGCAGACGAGAAGCGGCCCTACGCGGAGggcgaggaggaggaggggggcgAGGAGGAGGCGCGGGAGGAGCCCCTCAAGAGCTCCAAGAACGCAG AGCCCGTGGGCAAAGAGGAGAAGGAGCTGGAGCTTAGTGACTTGGACGACTTCGACCCGCTGGAAGCAGAGCCGCCGGCGTGCGAGCTGAAGCCGCCCTTCCACTCCCTGGACGGCGGTCTGGAGCGCGTCCCCGCCGCGCCCGACGGCCCGGTCAAGGAGGCCTCAGGCGCGCTCCGGATGTCTCTGGCCGCGGGTGGCGGAGCTGCTCTGGACGAGGACCTGGAGAGGGCCCGGAGCTGTCTCCGCAGCGCGGCGGCCGGGCCGGAGCCACTGCCGGGCGCAGAGGGCGGCCCTCAGGTCTGCGAGGCCAAGCTGGGGTTTGTGCCGGCGGGGGCGTCGGCAGGCCTGGAGGCTAAGCCGCGCATCTGGTCCCTGGCCCACAcagccaccgccgccgccgccgccgccacctcCCTGAGCCAGACTGAGTTTCCGTCGTGCATGCTCAAGCGCCAAGGTCCCGCGGCCCCTGCGGCTGTGTCCTCCGCGCCCGCCACGTCCCCGTCTGTGGCCCTTCCCCACTCTGGCGCCCTGGACAGGCACCAGGACTCCCCGGTAACCAGTCTCAGAAACTGGGTGGACGGGGTCTTCCACGACCCCATCCTCAGGCACAGCACTTTGAACCAGGCCTGGGCCACCGCCAAGGGCGCCCTCCTGGACCCCGGGCCTCTGGGACGCTCGCTGGGGGCGGGCGCGAACGTGCTGACTGCACCCCTGGCCCGCGCCTTTCCGCCTGCCGTGCCCCAGGACGCCCCAGCTGCAGGCGCCGCCAGGGAGCTGCTCGCCCTGCCCAAGGCCGGCGGCAAACCCTTCTGCGCCTGA